Proteins encoded in a region of the Mesoflavibacter profundi genome:
- the ahcY gene encoding adenosylhomocysteinase, with translation MSTKTVPYVPNKVKDMSLADWGRKEIELAEAEMPGLMSLREEYKDEQPLKGARIAGCLHMTIQTAVLIETLQALGAEVTWSSCNIFSTQDQAAAAIAAAGTAVYAWKDMTEEEFDWCIEQTLFFGEDRKPLNMILDDGGDLTNMVLDKYPELASGIKGLSEETTTGVHRLYERVKNGTLPMPAINVNDSVTKSKFDNKYGCRESAVDAIRRATDVMLAGKRVVVCGYGDVGKGTAASFKGAGSIVTVTEIDPICALQAAMDGFEVKKLETVVSNADIVITTTGNKDIVRAEHFKAMKDKTIVCNIGHFDNEIQMAWLNENYGNTKNTIKPQVDKYTIDGNDIIILAEGRLVNLGCATGHPSFVMSNSFTNQTLAQIELWNHSDKYENEVYMLPKHLDEKVAALHLEKIGVELTELKQDQAEYIGVTVEGPFKPEHYRY, from the coding sequence GTTCCTAATAAAGTAAAAGATATGTCTCTTGCAGATTGGGGAAGAAAAGAAATTGAATTAGCCGAAGCAGAAATGCCAGGTTTAATGAGCTTACGTGAAGAGTATAAAGACGAACAACCTTTAAAAGGTGCACGTATCGCTGGATGTTTACATATGACGATTCAAACTGCAGTTTTAATCGAAACTTTACAAGCTTTAGGTGCAGAAGTTACTTGGAGTTCTTGTAACATTTTCTCTACTCAAGATCAAGCTGCTGCTGCTATTGCTGCTGCAGGAACTGCTGTTTATGCTTGGAAGGATATGACTGAAGAAGAATTTGACTGGTGTATCGAGCAAACTTTATTTTTTGGTGAAGATCGTAAACCATTAAACATGATTCTTGATGATGGTGGAGATTTAACTAATATGGTTTTAGATAAATATCCAGAATTGGCTTCTGGTATTAAAGGTTTATCTGAAGAAACTACAACTGGTGTACACCGTTTATACGAGCGTGTTAAAAACGGAACATTGCCAATGCCTGCTATAAACGTAAACGACTCTGTAACAAAATCTAAATTTGATAATAAATACGGTTGTCGCGAAAGTGCTGTAGATGCTATACGTCGTGCAACAGATGTGATGTTAGCTGGAAAGCGCGTTGTTGTTTGTGGTTACGGAGATGTTGGTAAAGGTACTGCTGCATCATTTAAAGGTGCTGGAAGTATCGTAACAGTAACTGAAATTGACCCAATTTGTGCGTTACAAGCTGCAATGGACGGTTTTGAAGTTAAAAAATTAGAAACTGTAGTTAGTAATGCAGATATCGTAATTACTACAACTGGTAACAAAGACATTGTACGTGCAGAGCACTTTAAAGCAATGAAAGATAAAACCATAGTATGTAACATTGGTCATTTTGATAACGAAATACAAATGGCTTGGTTAAACGAAAACTACGGTAATACTAAAAACACGATTAAACCTCAAGTAGATAAATATACTATTGATGGTAATGATATTATCATTTTAGCAGAAGGACGTTTAGTAAACTTAGGTTGTGCAACTGGTCATCCAAGTTTTGTAATGAGTAATTCTTTTACTAACCAAACGTTAGCACAAATAGAGCTTTGGAATCATTCTGATAAGTATGAAAACGAAGTATATATGCTACCAAAACATTTAGATGAAAAAGTAGCAGCATTACACTTAGAAAAAATTGGTGTTGAACTTACTGAGCTTAAACAAGATCAAGCTGAATATATTGGTGTAACAGTTGAAGGTCCATTTAAACCTGAACACTATAGATATTAA
- the rpmA gene encoding 50S ribosomal protein L27 produces MAHKKGVGSSKNGRESESKRLGVKIFGGQAAIAGNIIVRQRGNTHHPGENVYQGKDHTLHAQVDGIVQFTKKKDNKSYVSIEPFKA; encoded by the coding sequence ATGGCTCATAAAAAAGGAGTTGGTAGTTCTAAAAACGGTAGAGAATCAGAATCGAAACGATTAGGTGTTAAGATTTTTGGTGGTCAAGCTGCTATTGCAGGTAATATTATCGTTAGACAAAGAGGTAACACACATCATCCAGGTGAAAATGTATACCAAGGTAAAGACCATACATTACACGCTCAAGTAGATGGTATTGTACAGTTTACAAAGAAAAAAGATAACAAGTCTTATGTTTCTATAGAGCCTTTTAAAGCTTAA